The following are encoded in a window of uncultured Sphaerochaeta sp. genomic DNA:
- a CDS encoding NADH-dependent [FeFe] hydrogenase, group A6, with product MSIVHVKINGIPVEVEAGTTILLAARKAGVNIPTLCYHDDLKPFGSCGLCIVKQEGSAKILRACAAPVAENMSIITHDPELFQVRKTILEMILSTHPSSCLTCIRNGECELQTLAAEFGIREQPFEVRLSDRPKDSSSASIVIDPEKCIKCGRCVQVCQDLQGVFALEFIGRGDGTYMAPAAMLQLEDSPCVRCGQCAAHCPVGAIYEKDEIATFQEAVADPEKQVVVQIAPSIRVGLSESFGLPAGTVTTGKIYAALRRLGVAAVHDTNFGADLTIMEEGSELVHRLTKGGALPQFTSCCPAWVDYVEKYYPDLLDMVSSAKSPMQMVGAIEKTYTAEKQNMDPAKMFTVAIMPCTAKKYEAYRDESMRSSGYQDVDLVLTTREFARLIKATGIDFLHLEDEEADNPVGEYSGAGTIFGATGGVMEAAVRTAYHVVTGKELENVEVEAVRGLSEIKKGTVDFDGTPVRVAVVHGLSHVAEVLDEVRAARAAGKQAPYEFIEVMACRGGCIAGGGQPYGANDELRLIRSEGLYADDKQSKVRRSHENESIKQLYEEFLDKPLSKKSHHLLHTTYQEIPVYKA from the coding sequence TTGAGTATCGTACATGTAAAGATAAACGGCATTCCCGTAGAGGTTGAAGCGGGGACCACTATATTGCTTGCAGCCCGGAAGGCTGGGGTGAACATCCCAACCCTCTGTTACCATGATGACCTCAAGCCATTTGGCTCATGTGGTCTGTGTATTGTGAAGCAGGAAGGCAGTGCCAAGATCCTTAGAGCTTGTGCAGCCCCTGTTGCAGAGAATATGAGCATCATCACCCACGACCCGGAGCTGTTCCAGGTGAGGAAGACCATCTTGGAGATGATTCTCAGCACTCACCCGTCCAGCTGTCTGACCTGTATCCGAAACGGAGAGTGTGAGCTGCAGACCTTGGCAGCTGAGTTCGGCATTCGCGAGCAGCCCTTTGAAGTACGCTTGAGTGATCGGCCAAAGGACTCATCATCTGCTTCCATCGTGATTGACCCTGAGAAGTGCATCAAGTGTGGACGCTGTGTCCAGGTCTGTCAGGATCTGCAGGGTGTCTTTGCTCTTGAGTTCATCGGACGAGGTGATGGTACCTACATGGCACCAGCTGCAATGCTGCAGCTTGAGGACAGCCCCTGTGTACGCTGTGGCCAGTGTGCTGCACACTGCCCGGTTGGCGCCATCTATGAGAAAGATGAAATTGCAACCTTCCAGGAAGCAGTTGCTGATCCTGAGAAGCAGGTGGTTGTTCAGATTGCTCCATCAATCCGCGTAGGACTTTCTGAGTCCTTCGGCCTTCCTGCTGGCACGGTCACAACTGGTAAGATTTATGCCGCTCTTCGCAGACTTGGTGTTGCAGCAGTGCATGACACTAACTTCGGTGCCGACCTTACCATCATGGAAGAGGGAAGCGAATTGGTGCATCGCCTGACCAAGGGTGGAGCACTTCCCCAGTTTACCTCCTGTTGTCCTGCTTGGGTTGATTATGTCGAGAAATATTATCCTGATCTTTTGGATATGGTTTCCAGTGCCAAGAGCCCAATGCAGATGGTCGGAGCAATAGAGAAGACCTATACTGCTGAGAAGCAGAATATGGATCCAGCGAAGATGTTCACTGTTGCAATCATGCCGTGTACTGCCAAGAAATATGAGGCATACCGCGATGAGAGCATGCGCTCCAGTGGTTATCAGGATGTGGATCTTGTGCTCACCACCCGTGAGTTTGCCCGCTTGATCAAGGCAACCGGTATTGATTTCCTCCATCTTGAGGATGAGGAAGCAGACAATCCAGTTGGTGAATACTCTGGAGCCGGTACCATCTTCGGTGCAACCGGTGGTGTCATGGAAGCTGCTGTACGTACCGCCTACCATGTAGTTACTGGAAAAGAGCTCGAGAATGTCGAGGTTGAAGCAGTTCGTGGATTGAGTGAGATCAAGAAAGGAACAGTTGACTTCGATGGGACCCCTGTCCGAGTTGCTGTAGTTCATGGCCTGTCCCATGTTGCTGAAGTACTGGATGAGGTAAGAGCTGCCCGGGCGGCGGGCAAGCAGGCTCCGTATGAGTTCATCGAGGTCATGGCATGCCGTGGAGGTTGTATCGCCGGTGGTGGTCAACCCTATGGTGCAAACGATGAACTCCGTTTGATACGGAGTGAAGGTCTCTATGCGGATGACAAGCAGAGCAAGGTCAGACGTTCCCACGAGAACGAATCGATCAAGCAGCTGTACGAGGAGTTCCTTGACAAACCGCTCAGCAAAAAGTCTCATCATCTATTACATACCACCTATCAGGAGATTCCTGTTTACAAGGCCTGA